The proteins below are encoded in one region of Geobacter sp.:
- the hemL gene encoding glutamate-1-semialdehyde 2,1-aminomutase has translation MQNSRSHQLFTQAQQVIPGGVNSPVRAFRSVGSDPLFIKRASGCTIFDEDGNSYIDFVGSWGPMILGHCHPQVISAVKTAMENGCSFGAPTELEVTLAEMVVKAVPSIEMVRMVSSGTEATMSAIRLARGYTNRDKILKFSGCYHGHSDALLVKAGSGAATFGVPDSPGVPADFAKLTLTARYNDLESVRALVAENKGQVACIIIEPIAGNMGTVPPKAGFLEGLRQLCTDEGIVLIFDEVMSGFRVAYGGAQEVYGVTPDMTTLGKIIGGGLPVGAFGGKKEIMSLLSPAGGVYQAGTLSGNPLAMTAGIETLKLLQRPGFYKELEEKSAYFAAGIAKAAADAGYPLYSTRVGSMVCAFFTKGEVHDWDSAAACDTKAFAKYFRLMLEEGIYLAPSQFETAFVSIAHTQADLDRTIAAAAKSFKSL, from the coding sequence ATGCAAAACAGCCGATCACATCAGCTTTTCACCCAGGCGCAGCAGGTTATTCCCGGCGGTGTCAACAGTCCGGTACGTGCCTTCAGATCCGTGGGCTCAGACCCGCTCTTCATCAAACGCGCATCCGGTTGCACCATCTTTGACGAGGATGGCAATTCCTATATAGACTTTGTCGGTTCCTGGGGACCGATGATCCTGGGGCATTGTCACCCCCAGGTGATCTCCGCCGTCAAAACCGCCATGGAGAACGGCTGCAGCTTCGGTGCCCCCACCGAGCTGGAGGTGACGCTCGCCGAGATGGTGGTCAAGGCGGTCCCGTCCATTGAGATGGTGCGCATGGTCAGTTCCGGCACCGAGGCGACCATGAGCGCGATCCGCCTGGCGCGCGGCTATACGAACCGGGACAAGATCCTCAAATTCTCCGGCTGCTACCACGGACACTCCGATGCCCTGCTGGTGAAGGCAGGCTCCGGCGCCGCCACCTTCGGCGTACCCGACTCTCCGGGAGTACCGGCAGACTTTGCCAAGCTCACCCTCACCGCCCGCTACAACGACCTGGAATCGGTCCGCGCACTCGTTGCCGAAAACAAGGGCCAGGTCGCGTGCATCATCATTGAGCCGATCGCCGGCAATATGGGGACCGTCCCCCCCAAGGCAGGATTCCTCGAAGGCCTCCGCCAGCTCTGTACCGACGAAGGGATCGTGCTGATATTCGACGAGGTCATGAGCGGATTCCGTGTTGCCTATGGCGGCGCCCAGGAGGTGTATGGCGTCACCCCCGACATGACGACCCTCGGCAAGATCATCGGCGGAGGGCTGCCGGTTGGCGCCTTTGGCGGCAAGAAAGAGATCATGTCGCTTCTTTCCCCGGCTGGCGGCGTCTACCAGGCGGGCACACTTTCGGGCAACCCTCTGGCCATGACCGCCGGGATCGAAACCCTGAAGCTCCTCCAGCGCCCCGGCTTCTACAAGGAACTGGAAGAAAAGAGCGCTTATTTCGCCGCCGGCATCGCCAAGGCAGCCGCAGACGCCGGGTACCCGCTCTACTCGACCCGCGTGGGGAGCATGGTCTGCGCCTTCTTTACCAAGGGTGAAGTCCACGACTGGGACAGCGCGGCGGCCTGCGACACCAAGGCGTTCGCGAAATACTTCAGGCTGATGCTGGAAGAGGGGATCTATCTGGCACCGTCGCAGTTTGAGACCGCCTTCGTCTCCATCGCCCACACCCAGGCAGACCTGGACCGGACGATAGCGGCGGCGGCAAAGAGCTTCAAGTCCCTGTAG
- a CDS encoding NADH-quinone oxidoreductase subunit A, with protein sequence MLGAYLPIILLVIIAAIFGVVALTFSSLIGQKKPSVVKLAPYECGCEPVGSARERFSVKFYIIAMLFILFDIEAVFLYPWAVLYKRLGMFGLVEMGIFIVILFVGYIYVWKKGALEWE encoded by the coding sequence ATGCTAGGTGCCTACTTACCGATTATCCTGCTGGTAATAATTGCGGCGATTTTTGGCGTTGTCGCGCTGACCTTTTCGTCGCTGATCGGTCAGAAGAAACCGTCCGTCGTCAAGCTCGCTCCTTACGAGTGCGGCTGCGAGCCGGTTGGTTCCGCGCGCGAACGTTTTTCCGTCAAGTTCTACATCATCGCAATGCTCTTCATCCTGTTCGACATTGAAGCAGTTTTCCTCTATCCCTGGGCGGTCCTGTATAAGAGGCTGGGAATGTTCGGGCTGGTTGAGATGGGGATATTCATCGTCATCCTCTTTGTCGGTTATATTTACGTCTGGAAAAAAGGAGCACTGGAATGGGAGTAG
- a CDS encoding NADH-quinone oxidoreductase subunit B, translating to MGVDQPLGDNIITASLDGLVNWARKSSIWPMTFGLACCAIEMMATGASHNDLDRFGIIFRASPRQSDCIIIAGTVTKKMLPVIKTVYEQMPEPKWVVAMGACACSGGVFDTYSVVQGIDTALPVDVYIPGCPPRPEALLYGLLKLQDKIMKEKNSFGSTIGLGDRIVSAA from the coding sequence ATGGGAGTAGATCAGCCGTTGGGAGATAACATCATCACCGCGAGCTTGGATGGACTCGTCAACTGGGCGAGAAAGTCCTCAATCTGGCCGATGACCTTCGGTCTTGCCTGCTGCGCCATTGAGATGATGGCCACTGGGGCATCCCACAATGACCTGGACCGCTTCGGTATCATCTTCCGGGCTTCGCCGCGCCAGTCGGACTGCATCATAATCGCCGGAACCGTTACCAAGAAGATGCTGCCGGTGATTAAGACTGTCTATGAGCAGATGCCGGAGCCGAAATGGGTTGTCGCCATGGGTGCCTGTGCATGCTCCGGAGGGGTATTCGATACCTACAGTGTTGTGCAAGGGATAGATACCGCCCTGCCGGTTGATGTCTACATTCCGGGTTGCCCGCCGCGGCCGGAGGCCCTGCTGTATGGCCTGCTCAAGCTGCAGGACAAGATCATGAAGGAAAAGAATTCCTTCGGATCGACAATCGGCCTGGGCGATCGAATCGTGTCGGCTGCGTAA
- a CDS encoding NADH-quinone oxidoreductase subunit C, with translation MAENNRAVIKLREKFASLILDAKEFRGQVTVTVPRENIVEICTFLRDSLQYNLLTDVLAVDYLGKQEPRFMAVYNLYSIPKKDRFFVRAAVPEADCTIDTVSGLWKSAIFLEREVYDLMGLVFNNHPDLRRILMTDDWVGHPLRKDYPVQGPDREPYQGRVS, from the coding sequence ATGGCTGAAAATAATCGCGCAGTAATAAAGTTGAGAGAGAAGTTCGCATCGTTGATCCTTGACGCCAAGGAATTTCGCGGCCAGGTGACCGTCACTGTCCCGAGGGAGAACATCGTCGAGATCTGCACATTCTTGCGGGACTCGCTACAGTACAATCTCCTGACTGACGTTCTCGCCGTGGATTACCTCGGGAAGCAGGAGCCGCGATTCATGGCGGTCTACAACCTGTACTCCATCCCGAAAAAAGACCGCTTCTTTGTCAGAGCGGCTGTGCCCGAAGCTGACTGTACCATAGATACGGTTTCAGGGCTCTGGAAATCAGCCATCTTCCTTGAGCGCGAGGTTTACGATTTGATGGGACTCGTGTTCAACAATCATCCTGACTTGCGCCGGATCCTTATGACGGATGATTGGGTCGGGCATCCTCTCCGGAAAGATTATCCGGTTCAGGGCCCGGACCGCGAACCGTATCAGGGTCGCGTCTCCTAG
- the nuoD gene encoding NADH dehydrogenase (quinone) subunit D, producing MATEIMTVNMGPQHPSTHGVLRMVVELDGEIVQKITPHIGYLHRGVEKLSEHRTYHQTIPLTDRLDYLAPMSNNLGYVLAVEKLLGIEVPERAQTIRVILAELTRLKSHLVWIACHALDIGAMTVFIYAFREREKVMELYEKISGARMTSNYFRVGGLSSEVYDGFERDVREIIDTFPGYFDVYEGLLTKNTIWLQRTVGNGVISAEDAISYGITGPALRGSGVDWDLRRDNPYSGYEKYKFAVPVGEKCDTFDRYKVRLVEMREAVKIVKQALESLKPGPILADDPQVCYPPKENVYNTIEGLIHHFKIASEGFPVPEGEVYQSVEAPKGELGFYLVSDGGPKPYRMRIRPPSFVNLGAIEKMAKGSMLADLVAVIGTLDIVLGEIDR from the coding sequence ATGGCTACAGAGATAATGACAGTCAATATGGGACCGCAGCACCCCAGTACCCACGGCGTTCTGCGAATGGTCGTCGAGCTGGACGGCGAGATCGTTCAAAAGATTACACCCCACATCGGCTACCTTCACCGTGGGGTCGAGAAGCTCTCTGAGCACCGCACCTACCACCAGACAATCCCGCTTACCGACCGTCTCGACTATCTGGCGCCGATGAGCAACAACCTGGGATATGTTCTGGCAGTTGAGAAGCTGCTCGGAATAGAGGTGCCTGAACGTGCCCAGACGATCCGGGTCATCCTCGCCGAACTTACCCGTCTCAAGTCGCACCTGGTTTGGATTGCCTGTCACGCCCTCGATATCGGTGCCATGACGGTCTTTATCTACGCCTTCCGTGAGCGTGAGAAGGTCATGGAGCTGTACGAGAAAATCTCCGGTGCGCGCATGACCAGCAACTACTTCAGGGTCGGCGGGCTTTCGTCGGAGGTGTACGACGGTTTCGAGCGGGATGTTCGTGAGATCATCGATACCTTCCCCGGATATTTCGATGTCTATGAAGGGCTCCTCACCAAGAACACCATCTGGCTCCAGCGTACGGTTGGCAATGGCGTGATCTCGGCGGAAGACGCCATCAGTTATGGCATCACCGGTCCTGCCCTGCGTGGTTCCGGCGTTGACTGGGATCTCCGGCGCGACAATCCTTACAGTGGCTACGAAAAATACAAGTTTGCCGTGCCCGTGGGCGAGAAGTGCGACACCTTTGACCGTTACAAGGTCAGGCTGGTGGAGATGCGCGAAGCGGTCAAGATCGTCAAGCAGGCCCTCGAATCCCTGAAGCCGGGACCGATTCTTGCCGATGATCCGCAGGTCTGCTACCCCCCCAAAGAGAATGTGTACAACACCATCGAGGGGCTGATTCACCACTTCAAGATTGCCAGTGAAGGTTTCCCCGTACCGGAAGGTGAAGTATACCAGAGCGTCGAGGCTCCCAAGGGTGAGCTTGGCTTCTACCTCGTCAGTGATGGTGGACCCAAGCCCTACCGCATGAGGATCCGCCCACCCTCATTCGTGAACCTCGGTGCGATCGAGAAGATGGCAAAGGGCTCGATGCTCGCCGACTTGGTAGCAGTCATCGGAACCTTGGATATCGTGCTTGGTGAAATCGACCGGTAA
- a CDS encoding NAD(P)H-dependent oxidoreductase subunit E: MSNAPAEATKAEEAPAEEIDLEPANHIIDKYLTLPGNLMPVLQGIQDEYGYVPRPTIDLVAERLNVYPSQIFGVLTFYAQFHLKPRGRFIIRVCVGTACHVQGAPRIVETFFDKLGIGHAETTPDLRYTFEKVACLGACGMAPLAMVNDSTYGQMTVQKVDQIIADYNQRPMKK, from the coding sequence ATGAGCAACGCTCCGGCCGAAGCAACGAAAGCTGAAGAAGCACCTGCTGAAGAGATAGATCTCGAGCCAGCAAACCATATCATCGACAAGTATCTGACCCTGCCCGGCAACCTGATGCCGGTATTGCAGGGGATCCAGGACGAGTATGGTTATGTTCCCAGACCGACCATCGATCTGGTGGCCGAACGCCTGAATGTCTATCCGAGCCAGATCTTTGGCGTGTTGACCTTTTATGCCCAGTTCCATCTCAAGCCGCGTGGTCGCTTCATCATCCGCGTCTGCGTAGGAACCGCATGCCACGTTCAGGGCGCGCCCCGAATCGTCGAAACGTTCTTCGACAAACTCGGGATAGGTCATGCAGAGACAACCCCTGACCTGCGCTACACGTTTGAAAAGGTCGCCTGTCTCGGAGCCTGCGGAATGGCGCCCCTCGCAATGGTTAATGATTCAACCTACGGGCAAATGACGGTCCAGAAAGTCGATCAAATCATTGCCGATTACAACCAGCGGCCGATGAAAAAGTAA
- the nuoF gene encoding NADH-quinone oxidoreductase subunit NuoF has product MSENAAIKILICQGTGGVSMGAKEVEAEFTRVINEKGVNATVGKRCDVIKTGCRGLCANDVLVDIITEEQGRVTYDFVKPEEVEMLVDEHIVNKTVLEKRKAKPYYNTFVDQQMRVVMTGCGQINPEKLDAYLEEDGFKAIEKCVKEMNPASVIDEVKKSGLRGRGGGGFPTGMKWSFCAASPGHHKYIICNADEGDPGAFMDRSILEGDPYCIIEGMMIAGFAIGATAGYVYVRAEYPLAIERLQMALDVCYEKGYLGTNVMGLGFDFNLRIKKGAGAFVCGEETALMASIEGERGMPRPRPPFPAVKGLWAKPTNINNVETFANVRHIILRGAEWYASLGTETTKGTKIFAVTGKVKHTGLVEVPAGMSIREVIYNVCGGIANNRKFKAVQAGGPSGGCIPAEILDTPVDYDSLIKAGAMMGSGGLVVMDETTCMVDVARFFLTFTRDESCGKCVPCRIGLKAMLDILERITEGRGQESDIETLLEMGNTIKKASLCGLGQTAPNPILSTVKYFRHEYEAHILDKRCPSNCCKELLLWQVVEEKCVKCGACLKACPVDAIKWEKGQVAELIKEKCTKCKSCYDACRFMAIE; this is encoded by the coding sequence ATGAGCGAAAACGCAGCGATAAAAATTCTGATCTGTCAGGGGACCGGCGGTGTCTCGATGGGCGCCAAAGAGGTCGAGGCCGAGTTCACGAGGGTGATCAACGAAAAGGGTGTCAACGCCACTGTCGGCAAGCGCTGTGACGTCATCAAGACCGGCTGCCGCGGACTCTGCGCCAACGACGTTCTCGTTGACATCATCACCGAGGAACAGGGTCGGGTTACCTACGACTTCGTCAAGCCGGAAGAGGTGGAAATGCTTGTTGATGAGCATATCGTCAACAAGACTGTCCTGGAAAAGCGGAAGGCGAAACCGTATTACAACACCTTCGTTGATCAGCAGATGCGAGTCGTCATGACCGGCTGCGGCCAGATCAACCCGGAAAAACTTGACGCTTACCTTGAAGAAGACGGTTTCAAGGCCATTGAAAAGTGCGTCAAGGAGATGAACCCTGCTTCGGTCATCGACGAGGTCAAGAAGTCGGGTCTGCGCGGTCGTGGGGGCGGTGGCTTCCCGACCGGCATGAAATGGTCCTTTTGCGCAGCAAGCCCCGGTCATCACAAATATATCATCTGCAACGCCGACGAAGGCGATCCAGGCGCATTCATGGACCGCTCCATCCTCGAAGGCGACCCCTACTGCATTATCGAAGGGATGATGATTGCCGGATTCGCCATTGGCGCCACAGCTGGGTACGTGTATGTCCGTGCGGAATATCCTCTGGCCATTGAACGTCTGCAGATGGCCCTGGATGTCTGCTACGAGAAGGGGTATCTCGGCACCAACGTCATGGGGCTCGGGTTTGACTTCAACCTTCGGATCAAGAAGGGGGCCGGTGCCTTTGTCTGCGGCGAAGAAACCGCTCTTATGGCATCCATCGAGGGTGAGCGCGGCATGCCCCGTCCACGACCTCCGTTCCCGGCAGTCAAGGGTCTGTGGGCGAAGCCGACCAACATCAACAACGTCGAGACCTTTGCCAACGTTCGCCATATCATCCTCCGCGGTGCAGAATGGTACGCCTCGCTCGGTACGGAAACGACCAAGGGGACCAAGATCTTTGCCGTAACCGGCAAGGTCAAGCACACCGGCCTCGTTGAGGTCCCGGCAGGTATGTCCATCCGCGAGGTTATCTACAATGTCTGCGGTGGCATTGCCAACAACCGCAAATTCAAGGCGGTACAGGCAGGCGGTCCGTCTGGTGGCTGCATCCCGGCTGAGATCCTTGATACGCCGGTTGACTATGACTCCCTGATCAAGGCCGGTGCCATGATGGGTTCGGGTGGTCTGGTTGTCATGGACGAAACGACCTGCATGGTCGACGTGGCTCGCTTCTTCCTTACTTTTACCCGTGATGAATCCTGCGGTAAGTGTGTTCCCTGCCGGATCGGTCTGAAGGCGATGCTCGACATCCTGGAGCGGATCACTGAAGGGCGTGGTCAGGAATCTGATATCGAGACGCTGCTGGAGATGGGTAACACCATCAAGAAGGCATCGCTCTGTGGTCTCGGTCAGACTGCACCGAACCCGATTCTGTCTACGGTCAAATATTTCCGTCATGAATATGAAGCTCATATCCTTGATAAGCGCTGTCCCTCCAACTGCTGTAAGGAACTCCTCCTGTGGCAGGTTGTGGAAGAGAAGTGTGTCAAGTGCGGTGCCTGTCTCAAGGCGTGTCCGGTGGATGCCATCAAGTGGGAAAAGGGTCAGGTAGCCGAGCTTATCAAGGAAAAATGCACAAAGTGCAAGTCCTGCTACGACGCCTGCCGTTTCATGGCCATCGAGTAG
- a CDS encoding molybdopterin-dependent oxidoreductase, producing the protein MVTLTIDDKQVTVSKDATIYDAAKAAGIRIPIICHDKKLQPFGGCRMCLVEVEQMKGRQIPACTTPVTEGMIVRTSTDEIIKARKMVLELLLLKHPIDCPVCDAAGDCDLQNLTYEYQVNTNRFQDEKFNWKIDYENPLIERDMNRCVHCGKCARICDEIVSFGAYSFINRGIQARIGTEFDGPLNCEFCGSCVSVCPVGALISRPFKFKARWWSLNKVKSVCSYCGTGCQLTLGVKNNEVMTTIYDENQGFHNGQLCTRGRWGYQFVNSEKRLTTPMIRKNGKLEPASWDEALGLVAKRLGDAKGSPDSLAALVSPRLTNEELFVMKKLFKETLGCDNIDHAGGYSHKALTAGAKESLGYAGSPSVIADIKKTNLLLVIKTDAYETHPVLGFEINLAVKQHGVDIRLLSDKKGKLSKLPNAQTYVHKAGADLLLVNAIAKVILDESLHNAAAAQAIGGFSAWQQSLANCAIDQVAAQCGVDTDTIKGLARDYAAAEKALIILPTGMGYPGHGKEMAQAVINLALLTGRVGKEGCGVLILGEKNNSQGAADLAIYPTAGGKEAQAILAGCAAGSIKTLFIAGENPVVSYPNRSQVEKALDAVEFLVVSELFLTETSAKAHVVLPACSFAEKEGTFTSVGGAVQRINPAIKAIGQSRSDLAILNGLFQAITGQPAYANSAAAFLDLAATVPGYAGLTQAGLGDNGAIRAVSGTATFVPVPAAVPTSEAGKFALVTGSALNHCGTLSLYGEGPMLVCPAGYIELSREDAKAVGVKDGETVKVSSATGEVKLAVKVGSRVPKGLVFAPYHFADSSINTITSGNAITWVSLAK; encoded by the coding sequence ATGGTTACTCTTACAATCGATGACAAGCAGGTAACGGTATCCAAGGATGCCACCATATACGATGCTGCCAAAGCTGCCGGCATTCGCATCCCCATCATCTGCCACGACAAGAAGCTGCAGCCCTTTGGCGGCTGCCGCATGTGTCTCGTCGAAGTCGAACAGATGAAAGGCCGACAGATCCCGGCGTGTACCACACCGGTAACTGAAGGGATGATCGTCAGGACATCGACGGATGAGATCATCAAGGCCCGGAAGATGGTCCTTGAGCTGCTCCTCCTCAAGCACCCCATCGATTGTCCGGTGTGCGATGCCGCGGGCGACTGCGATCTGCAGAATCTGACCTACGAATATCAGGTCAATACCAACCGCTTCCAGGATGAGAAGTTCAACTGGAAGATCGATTATGAAAATCCGCTCATCGAGCGGGATATGAATCGTTGCGTCCATTGCGGCAAGTGCGCACGTATCTGTGACGAGATCGTTTCCTTCGGCGCATACTCTTTCATCAATCGCGGTATCCAGGCACGGATCGGTACCGAATTCGACGGTCCGTTGAACTGCGAATTCTGCGGCTCATGCGTATCGGTCTGCCCCGTTGGCGCTCTCATCAGCCGGCCGTTCAAATTCAAGGCACGCTGGTGGTCACTCAACAAAGTCAAGTCGGTCTGCTCCTACTGTGGTACCGGCTGTCAGTTGACCCTCGGTGTGAAAAACAACGAAGTCATGACCACGATCTACGACGAGAATCAGGGTTTCCACAACGGACAGCTCTGTACGCGTGGTCGCTGGGGATATCAGTTCGTCAACAGCGAAAAGCGGCTTACCACGCCGATGATCCGCAAGAACGGCAAGTTGGAGCCGGCAAGCTGGGACGAAGCACTTGGCCTCGTTGCCAAGCGTCTGGGCGATGCAAAAGGTTCACCCGATTCCCTCGCTGCATTGGTCTCTCCGCGTCTCACCAATGAAGAGCTTTTCGTCATGAAAAAGTTGTTCAAAGAGACTCTGGGCTGCGACAACATAGACCATGCAGGTGGTTACTCACACAAGGCTCTTACTGCAGGTGCAAAAGAGAGCCTCGGCTATGCTGGATCACCATCAGTCATCGCCGACATCAAGAAGACTAATCTCCTGCTGGTTATAAAGACAGATGCCTATGAAACTCACCCGGTTCTCGGGTTTGAGATAAACCTGGCAGTGAAGCAGCACGGTGTAGACATCAGGCTACTTTCCGACAAGAAAGGCAAGCTCTCCAAACTGCCCAACGCACAGACGTATGTGCACAAAGCAGGTGCTGATCTTCTGCTCGTCAATGCCATTGCCAAGGTCATTCTCGATGAAAGCCTGCACAATGCGGCAGCTGCGCAGGCAATCGGCGGATTCTCCGCCTGGCAACAGTCACTTGCCAATTGTGCGATCGATCAGGTTGCCGCTCAGTGCGGTGTCGACACCGATACCATCAAAGGTCTGGCACGCGATTATGCTGCAGCGGAAAAGGCCCTCATCATTCTCCCTACCGGTATGGGCTACCCTGGGCATGGCAAGGAGATGGCGCAGGCCGTCATCAACCTCGCTCTGCTCACCGGTCGCGTCGGCAAGGAAGGGTGCGGTGTTCTCATCCTTGGCGAGAAAAACAACAGCCAGGGTGCTGCCGATCTCGCTATCTACCCCACCGCTGGTGGCAAGGAAGCCCAGGCGATCCTGGCGGGATGCGCCGCAGGCAGCATTAAGACCCTGTTCATTGCCGGTGAAAACCCGGTTGTTTCCTATCCTAATCGTTCCCAGGTGGAAAAAGCGCTCGATGCAGTGGAATTCCTGGTGGTTTCCGAACTGTTCCTGACGGAAACGTCCGCCAAGGCACACGTGGTACTTCCTGCGTGCTCTTTTGCAGAAAAGGAGGGGACCTTTACCAGTGTTGGCGGTGCTGTGCAGCGGATCAACCCGGCAATCAAGGCAATCGGCCAGTCCCGGAGCGACCTTGCTATCCTGAACGGACTTTTCCAGGCGATCACTGGTCAGCCAGCCTATGCGAACTCTGCGGCCGCTTTCCTTGATCTTGCTGCTACGGTACCTGGTTATGCAGGCCTGACGCAGGCCGGTCTCGGCGATAACGGCGCCATCAGGGCCGTTTCGGGAACCGCGACGTTTGTTCCGGTCCCTGCTGCCGTGCCGACTTCCGAGGCCGGAAAGTTTGCGCTGGTAACCGGCTCCGCACTGAATCACTGCGGCACGCTTTCACTCTACGGTGAAGGGCCGATGCTGGTATGCCCTGCCGGGTATATAGAGTTGAGCAGAGAGGATGCAAAAGCTGTCGGCGTGAAGGACGGTGAAACCGTGAAGGTTTCCTCGGCAACCGGCGAGGTGAAACTGGCGGTGAAGGTTGGTTCCCGCGTCCCGAAGGGGCTTGTGTTCGCCCCCTACCATTTTGCCGATTCATCCATCAATACCATAACCAGCGGCAACGCTATTACCTGGGTCAGCCTCGCTAAATAA
- the nuoH gene encoding NADH-quinone oxidoreductase subunit NuoH gives MGYELFGLPMIYYISMVLKVLVVFVFVLLTVAYATYAERKLIGHMQVRFGPMRTGWHGLLQPIADGLKLFFKEEIIPAQADKFAFLLAPIIALVPAFIGFAVIPFGDTIEVMGYKIPLQIAAFYDTSAGKVVDLNVGVLYILGLASLGVYGIVLAGWASNSKYSLLGGLRSSAQMISYELAAGLAIVSVFMLSESLSLQKIVADQSGMFWNWYAFKQPLAFVLFSICSLAEINRTPFDLPEAETELVSGFCTEYSSMKYAMFFMAEYANMITVCAVTTTLFLGGWHGPAILPGWVWFVAKVYFLIFLCMWVRATYPRYRYDQLMRLGWKVFLPLTLLNIVITGIVASFF, from the coding sequence ATGGGATACGAACTGTTTGGACTACCAATGATCTACTACATATCCATGGTTTTGAAGGTCCTCGTGGTCTTCGTGTTCGTCCTGCTAACCGTGGCATATGCAACGTATGCCGAGCGGAAGCTCATCGGCCACATGCAGGTCCGTTTCGGACCAATGCGGACAGGCTGGCACGGCTTATTGCAACCGATAGCCGACGGCTTGAAGCTCTTCTTCAAGGAAGAGATAATCCCGGCACAGGCTGACAAGTTCGCCTTCCTCCTTGCCCCGATCATCGCCCTGGTGCCGGCCTTCATAGGGTTTGCCGTCATCCCGTTCGGGGATACCATCGAGGTGATGGGCTACAAGATTCCGCTGCAGATCGCCGCATTTTACGATACTTCAGCCGGAAAGGTAGTTGACCTGAATGTTGGCGTCCTCTACATCCTGGGTCTCGCATCGCTGGGCGTGTACGGTATCGTGCTGGCAGGTTGGGCTTCAAACAGCAAGTATTCGCTGCTCGGTGGCCTCCGTTCCTCGGCCCAGATGATTTCGTACGAACTGGCTGCCGGTCTTGCCATTGTTTCGGTCTTCATGCTGTCCGAGTCCCTGTCGCTGCAGAAGATCGTCGCCGATCAGTCCGGAATGTTCTGGAACTGGTATGCATTCAAGCAGCCGCTGGCGTTCGTTCTCTTCTCCATCTGTTCACTGGCGGAAATCAACAGGACGCCGTTCGACTTGCCGGAAGCTGAAACAGAACTGGTATCCGGTTTCTGTACTGAATATTCGAGCATGAAGTACGCTATGTTCTTCATGGCAGAATATGCCAACATGATCACGGTTTGCGCGGTAACGACCACCCTGTTCCTCGGTGGCTGGCATGGACCTGCAATCCTTCCCGGTTGGGTCTGGTTTGTCGCCAAGGTGTACTTCTTGATCTTCCTCTGCATGTGGGTGCGTGCTACCTACCCTCGCTACCGCTATGACCAGTTGATGCGTCTCGGGTGGAAGGTATTCCTCCCCCTGACACTTCTGAACATCGTTATTACGGGGATCGTCGCATCGTTCTTCTAG
- the nuoI gene encoding NADH-quinone oxidoreductase subunit NuoI translates to MIMPLINGLKITLKHLFMKPVTLLYPEERPTPSPNYRGLHALKVSHNNAKCVACYLCPTVCPAKCITVEAGEDENHDKFAARYEIDILRCIFCGYCVEACPVDALKMTDTFELANYKREDFIYTKQALLEKK, encoded by the coding sequence ATGATAATGCCGTTGATTAATGGTCTTAAGATCACCCTGAAGCACCTGTTCATGAAGCCGGTCACCCTGCTGTATCCGGAAGAGCGGCCGACCCCTTCGCCGAACTATCGCGGGCTGCACGCACTCAAGGTATCACACAACAATGCGAAGTGCGTTGCATGTTATCTCTGCCCGACGGTTTGTCCGGCCAAGTGCATCACTGTTGAGGCTGGGGAAGACGAGAATCACGACAAGTTTGCTGCACGGTACGAGATTGACATTCTCCGCTGCATATTCTGCGGGTACTGTGTGGAGGCCTGTCCTGTCGATGCCCTGAAGATGACTGATACCTTTGAGCTTGCCAATTACAAGCGGGAAGACTTCATCTATACCAAGCAAGCCCTGCTAGAAAAGAAATAA
- a CDS encoding NADH-quinone oxidoreductase subunit J, with protein METIFFTLVAAAAVLTGLLVVTCRNPINSALSLVMTFFCLATLYVMLDAPFMAAIQVLVYAGAIMVLIVFVIMLLNVRSETAKRYTHAGFISSVVGCLLLFVSLYFLNHSSLTGVRGSLDTAVINQVGHTELIGKALFTDFLLPFEITSILLLVAIIGAVILTKKKI; from the coding sequence ATGGAAACCATCTTCTTTACTCTTGTGGCAGCGGCTGCTGTCCTCACTGGTCTTCTGGTTGTCACGTGCCGCAACCCGATCAACAGTGCATTGTCTCTGGTGATGACCTTCTTCTGTCTCGCTACGCTCTACGTGATGCTTGATGCGCCATTCATGGCTGCTATCCAAGTGCTCGTTTACGCGGGCGCCATCATGGTCTTGATCGTCTTCGTCATCATGCTCCTGAATGTGCGATCCGAGACGGCGAAACGGTATACCCACGCAGGCTTCATAAGTTCTGTCGTTGGCTGTCTGCTGCTGTTCGTTTCCCTGTACTTCCTGAATCACAGCAGCCTCACCGGTGTGCGTGGAAGCCTGGACACGGCAGTTATCAACCAGGTCGGGCATACGGAACTGATAGGCAAGGCTCTCTTTACGGACTTCCTGCTGCCGTTCGAGATTACATCGATCCTGTTGCTGGTTGCCATTATTGGCGCAGTGATCCTTACCAAGAAGAAAATATAA